From Nitrospirota bacterium, a single genomic window includes:
- a CDS encoding TIGR04255 family protein, whose translation MREYPILKNAPITEALIDIRVKLPNDFDVTEIDSIYESISADYPEKQVQRQIEAQIDIKKEESVKTSATKVTGYRYISSDRKQIIQASLDGFTVSRLKPYIRWEQLRNEAFRLWKFYRNITSPECITRVAVRYINNLNIPMPIKDFGEYLTAPPVVPPELPQGVSSFLTRVVIHEPSIGANAIITQALDQIVTDIAPIILDIDVFKFQSDGIEEKDAWEIIEKLRQFKNEIFFSSITNKLKEIYK comes from the coding sequence TTGAGAGAATATCCTATATTAAAGAACGCACCTATAACAGAAGCTCTTATAGATATTCGTGTAAAACTGCCGAATGACTTTGATGTCACAGAGATAGATTCAATATATGAAAGCATTTCAGCAGATTACCCTGAAAAACAAGTGCAAAGACAAATCGAAGCTCAAATTGACATAAAAAAGGAAGAATCAGTAAAAACATCTGCCACTAAAGTTACGGGCTACCGTTATATTTCCTCGGACAGAAAGCAGATAATACAGGCCAGCTTAGATGGTTTTACTGTTAGTAGATTGAAACCGTATATCCGATGGGAACAACTACGTAACGAAGCATTTAGACTATGGAAATTTTATCGGAATATTACATCTCCAGAGTGTATTACAAGAGTAGCAGTACGCTACATTAATAATCTGAATATTCCTATGCCCATAAAGGATTTTGGTGAATATTTAACTGCACCTCCTGTTGTACCGCCGGAATTACCTCAAGGAGTAAGCAGCTTTTTGACTCGTGTGGTAATACATGAGCCATCTATTGGTGCCAACGCTATAATTACTCAGGCCCTAGATCAGATCGTTACCGATATAGCTCCAATTATACTTGACATTGATGTTTTTAAGTTTCAATCAGACGGAATAGAGGAAAAAGATGCATGGGAGATAATAGAAAAGCTGCGACAGTTTAAGAATGAAATATTTTTTAGCAGTATTACAAATAAATTAAAGGAGATATACAAATGA